The genomic window TCACCAAAGGCACCTATTCTCCCCTTTGAGTTGCACTTGAATACTGTGTTTAAGAAAGAAATAGACATGTAGACAAAGACGAACAAGAGTCATTGTATCATGGTTGTAACGTGAAACAAAATAGTAAAGATGAAAACTTCTTCAACGTCAGTTAAACAGTTCGTGATGGTGGTCCAATACAGTATGGGAAAGCAATGTGGTGAATATTTCCGGTTCCCACGTTCTCTCTCTTACGGAAAATACAAGATTTTTCTATCTTCGAAATAGAAAATATTATATATGTCTTTATCTACACAACCAAACAAGTTTTTATCTCAACTATCTCTACGTATCAACGACGATATTCATAATCTTGAAAAATTACAGAATCCACTATGGTGAGGACACAACCAATATTAATAAAACTAATGTGAAAAAAGAGGAAAGCCAATAGTGTCATTGATAACAAATCCAACTACAATAATGAAGCTACCAAAAGAATTACAAAAATGGGAACACAGGAAAACATATGTGAACCGAAGGGGACCAAAATCTGACTTAGAAAAAATCCAATTCAAACGACAACACAATGATACTACTATATGGTGATTGTACAGTTTGTCCATatgaaaaaagaataataaatgcTATAATCTAATAATTTCTGCCTTCTAAAAGTTCTACCAGGCAAAACAACTGTATCAACTATTATAAGGTCAGAAATGTGATCCCCTTTTTTTGGTTTTCCCATGGTTTCCATTTCTATTATGGTTTGAAATAACTTTCTAGGTAAAACAATCTGAACTGCAAGTTTTGGAGCCAAGCCGCAACTGAATCGCTTCAAGTGGGAACCAAAAACCACATGGTATTTAAACATCTTAGGATCAAAATCAATGTGATCATGGGGTTTAAGGTTTTGGCCATTCTGACCTTTTAATTTGAATCAATGGGGATCCGAGAAGGTTATGCATCCACCCGAAATTCCAAATACAGAAGCTCAGCTAACCTGCTCGCCGATCAAATCGAGACCAACAACCAGGAAGCTTATACCTTGAAATAATAGGAAGTAGAAGTGAATTCCTTGTGCAGATAATAAGCTTCTAACCGAAGCAGTTAGCAAGATAAATGCGAGAGCAAGTTCTTTCCTGAACAGAAGATTTCTCTTCGTCTTTCCACTTTTCTTAGACAAATCTAGTTTGCTTAGTTCTTCGATGCCCGAATCCGAGGATGATCTATGAAGAGTGGCAGATTGCATTAGAGGTTCAGATTCCTTCTCGTAGGCGATCAAATCTGTCTCTGATGACCTTCCTAGTTTTTTCGTGACTACCCACTCATAAGAACTTCCAAAGCGAAATAAGCCGGATACCATGGCATTGAATTTGGTCACTGACATGGTGTTCTCAAACAGAAGGTATGGTACAATGAATGGAAATGAGCGTGGAGCCGGAAGaatgcttaggacagacatgagGCCAGGAATGTAACAAACAACTAAGGCAGGTAGTTCAGCTTCGGGAAGGAACATCGTCATTGGAAGAATGAAGCAGAAGAGGGTGAATGAATAAAATGGAAGAATGAGCTTCCTtagaaggaagaaaagaaataTCATATTGGCCTTCTTTACCCAACTAATCTGGAGAAAATAAAATTTACATCGGCACAATAATATTAGATCCTTCTGTAAGTCAAATACTcaattatttttaatgaaatgGATGACATAAACTAGGTAGCAGTAcatgcattaaaaataaaaagcatatTTGATAACAATTATCTATTATTTGATTCTCTCTACCTTCAATCTATAATGTTTATGAAGATTATACACAAATTTAGAAAAGATTTTCAAATGAAGGAGCTATTAGAATTATCCTGATTAATCCTGGTAACCACAAAAGGCAACTTCAATATGTGACTGATTGAACATCTTTGTAAGTTATTTTAAGCAATAATTCTTCCAACTCAACCACCAAGAATAGGAATTCTTAGTGAAACAGGAAACTTGGAAATCAAATTCTGACTTTAAATGACTGAAAAGCTTTCAACTTTTGTATTCTGATTCTAAATGTAAATATTTTAATGTAGAGGAAATAGATGATTGTATATTTTTGTGCCTGCTACCTATGTTTGTCTTAAACTAGATTTAGGTTCTTTTGAGCATACACACCATTCTTACTTTCACTATATAATAACAGAGTAGTAGTTTCCTCGATTTAAGATAAGTCAAATTATTCTTAAAAGAAAACATACATAAAATTGAATACCTTCGAACGAAGAATGTCAAAAAAGCATAGACGAAACAATTGCATTGGACCAGAATGCCATCGGTGTTGCTGCTTCTTATATGCCTCATAGGTCTCTGGAAGCTCGCAAAGGCACTGCAAGAACCATAAATAGATatataaaaactaaaatatttcaGATTAAGCTGCGATATTTGAAATAATGCTCACCTTAACGTCATTGATAAATACAAACTTCCATCCATGCAGATGAGCACGAACGGCAATATCCATGTCCTCGACAGTTGTTCGCTCCAACCAGCCACCACTGTCCTCTAGGGCCTTTATTCTCCAGACACCTGCGGTTCCGTTGAAACCGAAGAAGTTTAGGAACCAGCCATTCACCTGCTGTTCAACTTCAAAGTGGAATGATAAATTTATGTTCTGCAATCTTGTAAGCAAGTTCTCATCCTTGTTTACAAACGCCCATCTTGCTTGGACTAATGCCAAATCATCATTTCCCTTCAATGAGAGAAAAACAAGGACCAATCAGATTACAAAGACACTCACACTCAATACCGGAACCAAAAGGAATTTTCATTTAGCAATCAATCTTTTTTTTGTCctcttttaaattatttaaaacatTTGCAGTATTTATTTAGTTCATTGGAATATCTTCTTTATACAATGAAATGATTTGTTAATAACTGCCATTTGTGATGACATCTCCTGACCTGAATTGTTAATTCAAACCAAATTTAGAAGTGGGGATATAAAAAAAGGAGATGCATATCACACTTattgaataataaaagaaaatttattcTTAATGTAAATTGTTAACTTCCTAGATTTATATACTTAAAAAGAAAAACTCAACTATCAGCATAATGTGTTGCACTTGGGATGAATTGGACCAAAATTTATGATGCCACAAAAGAAAGTGTACTCCGTTTCATAGTTGAAGTTAATAATTCTTCTTCCTGTTATTTTTTCTTTATCCCTTAAATGTATAAACATGAATTACCTCGAAATAAGGTATCGTCTTCAATAAGAAATCTGGAGTTGGCTGAAAATCAGCATCAAATATCGCTACAAACTCATAATCCTTAACATAATCACAGCTCATTGCAGATTTAAGATTCCCTGCCTTGTAACCTGTACGTATGAGACGATGTCTATATATTATCCGAACACCCCTCTGTTGCCATTTATGCACTTCTGCCTTGATGAGTTGTTGGATGTCTACATCATCGGAATCATCAAGAACCTGTACAAGCATTCTCTCTTTTGGCCAATCCATGATACAAACCGCTCCAATGGATTGCTGGTAAACCTATGGTCAACAAGGTACAAATTATGATGATACCAAAAAGGAGAGTATGGTAATATAAATTAAGATATAAGATTCTCAGCTCATACAGAAAAGTCAGCACCATCCATGCTCCAATTGATAAAATCAAAACATTTCCAAGAAAGTAACTATGCCAATCGCCATCTAAAGAAAGGACAATCTTATCTAATTCACTTTGCATTACAAATCAAGACATAAAAGGTAACACCAGCCAACTCAGAAGTTATAGGTGTTCATGAAACCAAATCTGCCTTGTATGCAGgagaaatattttttttcccCTCCATGTATGTTTGTGTTGTATGTGAAGAAGAAGATTATCTGAAACCTGAGTAGGACCACGCTTGAGGCTGTCACCAAGTAGAATCTCAGGAAGGTATATATAGACAGTCTTACCCTCGAGCAGAGCGTCTGGCATTTGATTTGGGGAACTTGTAGGTTGCAGGACAACAATCTTATTATTATGCCAAGGTTAACTCTCTAGATTTTAAAACTAGTAGGTCTAATAAATCAAACTTGAGATATTTTGTGATGATTAGGCTAAGAGAGCACTCCATTGCAAAACAACCCAACTTTATCCAGTTAAGGAAGGTCGTCTACATAAATCAAACACTATCATACTGCATCGAAATCCAATTTCCCCAAAATACTTCTAAATCAACCATCTTCTCTTCTCTACAACTATTAATTACACGTTTCTCATTTGAACCTATGTTGATCTTCTCATCGTATAACTAAAACACCTTTGGCGAGTCAACAAGCACACAAAACATTTTGAAACTAGACGATTCTGCTATCATTTTGTGCTTTACCCCACTTTACACATCCTTCTCTTTTATTTTCCTCTAAATTCAACATGGTACTGGAGCAGTACCACTATTTTTCAATTCAATCCCCAGCCCCCCTCTCAGTTTTGGTTTGCCCCAACTCAGCCTGTTAAAGCTTAATTACTTGGTTATAAATAACTCCCTACATATAAAATCCTACCCTTCCCCATTAGAATTCGTTTCTTTTCAGAATCTCTAACAATCATATCCTTTCTTTAATTCTACAATGTTGCACATAGTTTTAGGTAACTATCTCAAACTAGCCAATCACATACATTTCCGTATTTTTCTAGATTTGCAGCCATTATGGAACTCAAACACACACTTTGACACCGAACTGTCAACCTTTTCTAGTTCAAATTCGTCTAGAAAATCAACATTAAGCAACAAGTTCCCTAACAAACATTGACTTTAGACTGATAAACCAACAACTAAAAATTCATTGTCAAATTAGAAATAGGGTAAAATCCAGTTCACCCGTGGTTTTTTTTACCCCTGCTCAATTTCCACACATCAGAATTTTTTACCAAAACAAAAAAACGAATCGTTGTGGTATCACTAAACCACCTCATTTTTTGTTTTACACAAAACTGTTAAAATCAAATGCAGGTTAGCACCACAAGGCTATTCATGAGCCCTTATCATTCATTTCACCAATGAAAGAACAAAATTTAACATGCATGGTATTTTACAAAACAATTTACATCCCATGAAGAAACAACACAACCCCAGTGAGGATTATTTCAATTTGAGCCTTTGTTGGTGTACTGCTCTGTAGAATTTAAGGATTTGAAGAGACATAGAATACACTAGCACCTTTCAACAAAAATGAACATTAATTTGAGTCAAAAAAGACAACGGATGAGGTTTACATGGGAGAGAATTATATACAAAGACATAATTAAATCATTGATATAAATTCTATAGCTCCAGCAACAGAGCCATCCATGACTGAACACACATtgacaaattcaaatgaaattcacAAGAAGGTGCACAAGAATAGCTCCTAGATTGTTTCATTTATCTAATCATCCATTCAATCAACGGAACCTTATTACAAGTTAATGTTAGTATGCCAACAAATATGTGTCATATTACTCCAGACAAATGTTCTCCAACCTACTAACACAAGAAACTATAATTTGGAAATGAAGCATTACTTAAGCATCTCAAT from Arachis ipaensis cultivar K30076 chromosome B09, Araip1.1, whole genome shotgun sequence includes these protein-coding regions:
- the LOC107618216 gene encoding probable xyloglucan glycosyltransferase 6 — encoded protein: MSRAPNYEFQEWWNKQREKNNVDLFQDKEHQTESAPFLSVDIQGGGDVKGGGGGGGRGGKARSSDPLVEKDRARSARQLSWVVRLKFQQVGAFLAWISNGAVHLVRTANRRISSAGSRSDSSSRLYRAIRAFLIVVILLLGFELLAYFKGWHFSPPVVGSAEVLGMVGVVYARWLEIRAEYLAPPLQGLANVCTFLFIVQTVDRIVLILGCFWIKFRRLKPVASIEYASIGENREVNVEEYPMVLIQIPMCNEREVYQQSIGAVCIMDWPKERMLVQVLDDSDDVDIQQLIKAEVHKWQQRGVRIIYRHRLIRTGYKAGNLKSAMSCDYVKDYEFVAIFDADFQPTPDFLLKTIPYFEGNDDLALVQARWAFVNKDENLLTRLQNINLSFHFEVEQQVNGWFLNFFGFNGTAGVWRIKALEDSGGWLERTTVEDMDIAVRAHLHGWKFVFINDVKCLCELPETYEAYKKQQHRWHSGPMQLFRLCFFDILRSKISWVKKANMIFLFFLLRKLILPFYSFTLFCFILPMTMFLPEAELPALVVCYIPGLMSVLSILPAPRSFPFIVPYLLFENTMSVTKFNAMVSGLFRFGSSYEWVVTKKLGRSSETDLIAYEKESEPLMQSATLHRSSSDSGIEELSKLDLSKKSGKTKRNLLFRKELALAFILLTASVRSLLSAQGIHFYFLLFQGISFLVVGLDLIGEQVS